From Linepithema humile isolate Giens D197 chromosome 8, Lhum_UNIL_v1.0, whole genome shotgun sequence, one genomic window encodes:
- the tst gene encoding superkiller complex protein 2, which translates to MNDSTELLIEPPSIWPDIKLELREYIECPEQLPIHQLDDAQCYWSRKADISSLLQFDLAPIGTTLKFDRDPVTGKIGEMQEIILQGAGETVRNSMSMTRAPAPFADGVRGNPSNVLFWPGGFDEPKEIENELGDNIDFENDLRTLAKGFSSGIEFESDNCTPTNYTKNEREIIVSKRAEELKINNDNINLMAVIHEEGNLLGLCSSVEEPKKENIQAIDNNIFPIDDIPILYEEVNIPILKISEKQPELAKTEWAEQLDVSVPVTDFDRRVPDPAIKFEYELDTFQKQAILKLEENCNVFVAAHTSAGKTTVAEYAIALSQKHMTRVIYTSPIKALSNQKYREFKRKFESVGLLTGDLQINQNASCLIMTTEILQSMLYCAADVLRDLEFVIFDEVHYINNEDRGHVWEEIVILLPQNISIVMLSATVPNPIIFADWVGRIKKRKMYVISTLKRPIPLLHYLYTGTDGKTRDDKFLVLDSNSLFLLDGWYKAKNASDKKKDKSKDIKRKIQMTPKQEEVLWRAFISHLQSNDMLPVVVFTLSRKRCDMNAATLRNLDLTTAREKHQVHVFFQSNIRNLKGSDRELPQVLMMQELLEKGVGIHHSGILPILREIVEMLFQNGVVKLLFATETFAMGVNMPARTVVFDSVRKFDGNSFRTLYPTEYIQMAGRAGRRGHDTTGTVIVMCRNDVPHFNDLKPMMCGEPQTLESKFKVTYSMLLNLRRVNESVTVEAMMRKSFKESPLALQEATYSSELKKIEQELLHLPTLTEMQKSLSTFYHVAVDYLEDVKFLGPYLFESKKTSKYLTEGRVLLISYANHYNKLALLLQVIHHKNSTQYKVLILKDANESNSEAAEFKSFQIYEKWCEVIGVTKKRIFVPSNNPSHEVVILSSWHILKITKCQIKVDRCLVLNDWEKRQISRFKNDPPGQTCQMAIQELTSLSFNAVANAEVLCPYIESSLRNDFQLRIQHRDQLKASLDDMKCTEIPNFEEQFKPVFERNQLEDKKRQLQLKLSDEGMALYPDYLNMVTLLKHLRYIDNDERVALKGRVALQMGSNELLITELILKNVLTVLQPAEIAALLSALIFQQRTDSEPMLTPSLTNGCKIMSEVHAELEHLEQYYQLSTLSSLNFGLVEVVYEWAQAKSFAEIMKMTDVQEGIIVRCIQQLGETLRDVKNAAVTIGDPVLKEKMEEASTAIKRDIVFAASLYTQDYWRNHWMSIQPHGDLVNKMPKWLLMGQLLVPRLRLHTDSRVLSTMDYVSENTTPFLNTCIPIPRSNKTIITDVYAGIPENLLINVVGFLLLVSLFGLLRKKAWNYGRLALLHKSDNRWMELFYGVDKNRDTDPLCVEASVTSQLSQLDRGFLSWIVTAFKITDDELLQRAGPDGLLYILFERCLIILTFMMVIVSLCIALPINFHGTMQGDSATFSHTTLSNLDPSSSWIWVHTILLLCYLPVGGFVMRYCLKQVRDIKPTGEFAAKTLLITDIPKYQCTIENLSEYFKEAFPTLTVEDITLAHDIRRLSNLDEKRDCAEQARLYCESYAKNREPLQMYPYPCGQVIGYCCKKQVDAQEFYTNEEIRLTALVEEEKKVALSSPLGVAFVTLGTPGAAKIMRKQLRSSLSVKWTVNYAPMPSDIFWENLSIPRPCWYLNAVLINCALATILFFLTTPAVIVTNVNKLPVTGEIMNLSPVVSSFLPTVLLVSVAALMPVLVAKGESLVRHWTRSSLNRAVMRKTLLLLLLMVLILPSLGLTSAEAFLEWTVNVRNETARWECVFLPDQGALFVNYVITAALLGSGLELVRFPELALYTFRLCVARSRAERIHVRKAVLWEFPLGAHYAWLLLVFTMTTVYSLACPLITPFGLLYLVVKHLVDRHNLCFAYGPSIGGGQLAGAAVGAAGAAPVLAQAALLALGLVRGGLSALAAVQLSGLCASILGLVTGVTLPLSKTKMQVPKRGDLSGGQNFVAPVLRKNQASVEETISTASNSEVNLASPRSTTSSVEESPKLYQNYSGEQRV; encoded by the exons GCAAAGCAGATATTTCTTCACTATTACAGTTTGATTTGGCTCCAATTGGCACTACATTGAAATTTGACCGTGATCCAGTAACAGGCAAGATTGGTGAGATGCAAGAGATTATCTTGCAAGGTGCAGGGGAAACTGTAAGAAATTCCATGTCTATGACTCGTGCACCAGCACCATTTGCGGATGGAGTTCGAG GCAATCCTAGTAATGTCCTATTTTGGCCAGGTGGTTTTGATGAACCAAAAGAGATTGAAAATGAACTTGGggataatattgattttgaaaatgatttaagAACATTGGCGAAAGGATTTAGTTCGGGTATAGAATTTGAAAGTGACAATTGCACCCCCACTAATTACACAAagaatgaaagagaaattatagtATCTAAAAGAGctgaagaattaaaaatcaataatgataatattaatttaatggcTGTTATACATGAAGAAGGAAATTTGCTTGGTTTATGTTCATCAGTTGAAGAACCAAAAAAAGAGAACATTCAAGCTATAGacaacaatatttttcctaTAGATGATATTCCTATTTTATACGAAGAGGTAAATATAcctatattgaaaatatctgaaaaacaACCAGAACTTGCCAAGACAGAATGGGCAGAGCAGTTGGATGTATCTGTACCAGTGACTGACTTTGATAGAAGAGTACCTGACCCAGCAATTAAGTTCGAATATGAATTAGATACTTTTCAAAAACAAGCTATTCTTAAATTAGAGGAAAATTGTAATGTTTTTGTTGCTGCCCATACATCAGCTGGAAAGACCACTGTTGCTGAATATGCCATTGCATTGAGTCAAAAGCATATGACAAG AGTAATTTATACATCTCCAATAAAAGCACTGTCGAATCAGAAATATCGTGAATTTAAAAGGAAATTTGAAAGTGTCGGATTGTTGACAGGcgatttgcaaataaatcaaaatgcTTCATGTCTAATTATGACAACGGAAATCTTGCAATCAATGTTGTATTGCGCAGCTGATGTTTTACGAGATttagaatttgttatttttgatGAAGtacattacataaataatgaagat AGGGGTCATGTATGGGAGGAAATAGTCATTCTTCTACCACAGAATATCAGTATAGTAATGTTATCTGCCACTGTACCAAATCCTATAATATTTGCGGATTGGGTAGGTCGCATCAAGAAGCggaaaatgtatgtaattagcACTTTGAAAAGACCAATACCTCTTCTACATTACTTGTATACTGGTACTGATGGCAAAACTAGAGACGACAAATTTTTAGTTCTTGATAGCAATAGTCTGTTCTTATTGGACGG ATGGTACAAAGCAAAAAATGCGTccgataaaaagaaagataaatcaAAAGATATCAAgagaaaaattcaaatgaCTCCAAAACAGGAAGAAGTATTATGGAGGGCATTTATAAGTCATCTTCAGAGTAAT GATATGTTACCTGTCGTTGTATTTACATTGTCAAGAAAGCGCTGTGATATGAATGCTGCTACATTGAGGAATCTTGATTTAACTACTGCGCGAGAAAAGCATCAAGTGCATGTGTTCTTCCAATCTAACATAAGGAATTTGAAAGGTAGCGATAGAGAATTGCCGCAAGTACTTATGATGCAGGAACTGTTAGAGAAAGGAGTGGGTATACATCACAGTGGGATATTGCCAATATTGCGAGAAATTGTAGAAATGTTATTCCAGAATGGTGTCGTAAag CTACTATTTGCAACGGAAACTTTTGCTATGGGAGTCAACATGCCGGCTCGTACGGTAGTATTTGATTCCGTCCGAAAGTTCGACGGAAACAGCTTTCGTACTTTATATCCAACTGAATATATTCAGATGGCCGGTCGTGCTGGACGCAGAGGTCACGACACCACGGGAACTGTCATAGTGATGTGTCGGAATGATGTGCCGCATTTTAACGACTTGAAACCTATGATGTGTGGCGAGCCGCAAACATTGGAATCCAAATTCAAAGTCACGTATTCCATGCTTTTGAATTTGAGAAGGGTGAACGAATCAGTTACTGTCGAGGCAATGATGCGCAAGTCTTTCAAGGAATCACCGCTAGCTTTGCAAGAAGCGACATATAGtagtgaattaaaaaaaattgagcaaGAATTGTTACATCTGCCGACTTTAACTGAAATGCAGAAGAGCCTTTCGACATTCTATCATGTGGCGGTTGATTATCTGGAGGACGTTAAATTTCTTGGTCCCTATTTGTTCGAATCAAAAAAAACCTCGAAATATTTAACCGAAGGCAGAGTCTTACTGATATCGTATGCGAATCATTATAACAAGCTAGCTTTATTGTTGCAAGTTATACATCATAAGAATTCCACTCAGTACAAAGTGTTGATACTGAAAGACGCAAACGAATCTAATTCCGAAGCTGCTGAATTTAAGAGTTttcaaatatatgaaaaatggtGCGAGGTTATTGGCGTAACGAAGAAAAGGATATTCGTACCCAGCAATAATCCATCGCATGAGGTTGTGATCTTGTCTTCGTGGCATATATTGAAGATAACTAAGTGCCAAATAAAAGTCGATCGCTGTTTGGTGCTGAATGATTGGGAGAAGAGGCAAATCTCACGATTTaa aaaCGATCCACCAGGACAGACGTGTCAAATGGCGATTCAAGAATTGACTTCTCTGTCATTTAACGCCGTCGCCAATGCTGAAGTTCTATGCCCATACATTGAATCTTCATTGAGAAATGATTTTCAACTAAGGATACAACATAGAGATCAACTAAAAGCTAGTCTCGACGATATGAAGTGTACGGAAATACCGAACTTCGAAGAACAGTTTAAACCTGTATTTGAGCGAAATCAACTTGAGGATAAAAAACGACAGTTGCAACTTAAGCTCAGTGATGAAGGCATGGCGCTATATCCGGATTATCTGAATATGGTGACACTTCTGAAACATTTAAGATATATAGATAACGATGAAAGAG TTGCTCTAAAAGGAAGAGTTGCACTACAAATGGGTAGCAACGAATTACTAATAACAGAGTTAATCCTCAAGAATGTGTTGACTGTTTTACAACCAGCAGAAATAGCAGCGCTACTGTCAGCACTGATCTTTCAACAACGCACAGATTCTGAACCAATGCTTACACCAAGCCTCACTAAT GGTTGTAAAATAATGAGCGAGGTGCATGCGGAATTGGAACATCTAGAGCAATACTATCAATTGTCAACGCTGTCATCGTTAAATTTCGGTCTAGTAGAAGTAGTTTACGAATGGGCACAAGCCAAATCGTTTGCAGAGATTATGAAGATGACAGACGTTCAAGAGGGAATTATAGTTCGATGCATACAGCAGCTTGGCGAAACCTTACGAGACGTCAAAAACGCGGCTGTAACTATAGGTGATCCagttttgaaagaaaaaatggaGGAAGCTTCGACTGCGATTAAACGCGACATAGTTTTCGCTGCGTCTTTATATACTCAAGACTA CTGGCGTAATCATTGGATGTCCATACAACCACACGGCGATCTTGTGAACAAGATGCCAAAGTGGCTCTTGATGGGCCAACTGCTGGTGCCCAGGCTACGTCTC CATACTGATTCACGTGTTTTATCGACTATGGATTACGTCTCTGAAAA taCCACTCCTTTCTTAAATACATGCATTCCCATTCCTCGAAGCAACAAGACAATAATCACAGATGTGTATGCAGGAATACCAgagaatttattgataaatgtaGTAGGATTTTTG CTTTTGGTTAGTTTATTTGGCCTGTTACGTAAGAAGGCATGGAATTATGGACGCCTCGCATTGCTACACAAATCTGATAATAGATGGATGGAGCTGTTCTACGGTgttgataaaaatagagataCCGATCCTTTATGTGTAGAAGCTTCTGTCACTTCTCAACTCTCTCAACTGGATAGAGGATTTCTCTCATGGATTGTCACTGCTTTTAAGATTAC AGATGATGAATTATTACAACGCGCTGGTCCTGATggattgttatatattttgtttgaacGTTGCTTAATAATATTGACTTTCATGATGGTCATTGTCTCTTTATGTATAGCTTTACCCATAAATTTTCACGGAACGATGCAGGGAGACAGTGCAACATTTAGTCATACAACATTATCAAATTTAGATCCTTCATCTTCATGGATTTGGGTGCACACGATATTGCTCTTGTGTTACCTGCCAGTTGGTGGATTTGTTATGAGATATTGTTTAAAGCAg gtGCGAGATATTAAACCTACAGGAGAATTTGCAGCAAAAACATTGTTAATTACAGATATACCAAAATATCAATGTACTATTGAGAACCTCAgcgaatattttaa AGAAGCATTTCCTACTTTAACAGTAGAGGACATTACACTGGCTCACGATATAAGACGTCTTTCAAACTTGGATGAAAAAAGAGATTGTGCAGAGCAGGCGCGTTTATATTGCGAAAGTTATGCTAAGAACAGAGAACCTTTGCAAATGTATCCTTATCCATGCGGCCAAGTAATTGGATATTGTTGCAAAAAG cAAGTGGATGCACAAGAATTCTATACCAATGAAGAGATACGGTTAACAGCATTAGTTGAGGAAGAAAAGAAGGTGGCACTTAGTAGTCCTCTTGGAGTAGCTTTTGTAACTTTAg GAACACCTGGTGCAGCAAAAATTATGCGCAAACAATTGAGGTCTTCGCTAAGTGTAAAATGGACTGTGAATTATGCACCGATGCCGTCAGATATATTTTGGGAAAATCTGAGCATCCCCAGGCCGTGTTGGTATCTAAACGCTGTATTGATAAATTGCGCTTTGGCGACAATATTGTTTTTCCTTACTACACCGGCa gTTATCGTGACCAATGTCAATAAATTACCAGTTACTGGAGAAATTATGAATTTGAGTCCGGTGGTCTCATCCTTTCTGCCTACGGTGTTGTTGGTCAGTGTGGCTGCTCTAATGCCTGTCCTAGTTGCGAAAGGCGAGTCGCTTGTAAGGCATTGGACCAGGAGCAGTTTAAATCGTGCTGTTATGAGGAAAACGTTACTTCTTTTGTTACTGATGGTGCTTATACTACCTAGTTTAGGTTTAACCAGTGCTGAAGCATTTTTAGAATGGACTGTGAATGTCCGTAATGAAACGGCGCGATGGGAATGTGTATTTTTACCAGATCAG GGTGctctttttgtaaattatgttataactGCGGCCTTGCTTGGAAGTGGATTGGAATTAGTCAGATTCCCTGAACTCGCGCTGTACACTTTTAGACTTTGTGTAGCTCGCAGTCGGGCAGAAAGAATACATGTGAGAAAAGCAGTGTTGTGGGAATTTCCGTTGGGAGCTCATTATGCATGGTTGTTGTTAGTCTTTACTATGACAACCGTCTACAGTTTAGCGTGTCCTTTAATCACTCCTTTTGGTCTTCTATATCTTGTGGTTAAACATTTG GTGGATAGACATAATTTGTGTTTTGCTTATGGACCGAGCATCGGCGGTGGCCAATTGGCCGGAGCAGCAGTTGGTGCTGCAGGAGCTGCGCCGGTTTTAGCTCAAGCTGCTCTTTTAGCTTTAGGCCTTGTACGGGGAGGTCTATCTGCATTAGCTGCAGTACAACTCAGTGGTCTCTGTGCAAGTATTCTAGGCTTGGTAACCGGTGTTACGTTACCATTATCGAAAACTAAG atgCAAGTACCAAAAAGGGGGGACCTCTCAGGGGGTCAAAATTTTGTGGCACCAGTATTGCGGAAGAATCAGGCATCTGTAGAAGAAACTATATCGACTGCTTCGAATTCAGAAGTGAATTTAGCAAGTCCAAGAAGTACCACTTCTTCTGTAGAAGAAAGTCCAAAGCTTTACCAAAATTACAGTGGTGAGCAGAGAGTTTAA
- the Sec13 gene encoding protein SEC13 homolog, with protein sequence MVSVLNTVDTGHEDMIHDAEMDYYGLRLATCSSDNSVKIFDLKNGTQSLVTVLKGHIGPVWQVAWAHPKFGNLLASCSYDRKVIIWKELGEWTKIYEHTGHDSSVNSVAWAPHEFGLILACGSSDGSISILTNTGDTWHMQKITNAHTIGCNAVSWCPAIDSGVDTNATQRSGPMKRLATGGCDNLVKIWKEEGDRWLEENKLEAHSDWVRDVAWAPAVGPSRATLASCSQDRRVVVWTSNDYASWTPNVLNVFDDVIWNVSWSLTGGILAVSGGDNKVSLWRENSEGQWACISELNKDQGNLNNPDQRAL encoded by the exons atggtgTCCGTTTTAAATACTGTTGATACCGGTCACGAAGACATGATTCATGACGCGGAAATGGATTATTATGGATTGAGGTTAGCTACATGCTCAAGTGATAATTCggtgaaaatatttgatttaaaaaacgGCACTCAAAGCTTAGTTACTGTTCTCAAGGGACACATTGGCCCTGTATGGCAGGTTGCATGGGCCCATCCTAAATTTGGCAATCTTCTAGCATCTTGCAGTTATGACAG AAAAGTTATTATCTGGAAAGAACTTGGTGAATGGACAAAGATATATGAGCATACGGGTCATGATTCATCTGTTAATTCGGTTGCATGGGCACCGCACGAGTTTGGTTTGATCTTGGCTTGTGGCAGTTCAGATGGATCAATTTCTATTCTTACAAATACTGGGGATACTTGGCACATGCAGAAAATAACAAACGCTCATACGATTGGATGTAATGCAGTCAGTTGGTGTCCAGCGATTGATTCTGGTGTTGACACCAATGCAACTCAAAGGAGTGGTCCTATGAAGAGATTAGCAACTGGTGGTTGTgataatttagtaaaaatatggAAGGAGGAAGGGGATAGATGGTTAGAAGAGAATAAACTGGAGGCACACAGTGATTgg gtACGAGACGTAGCCTGGGCACCAGCAGTTGGCCCATCAAGAGCCACTTTGGCATCTTGTTCACAAGATCGCCGTGTGGTTGTATGGACATCCAATGATTACGCCAGCTGGACACCAAATGTCCTTAATGTTTTTGATGATGTAATCTGGAACGTCAGTTGGTCATTAACAGGTGGCATCCTAGCGGTCAGTGGAGGAGACAACAAAGTTTCTCTCTGGCGTGAGAATTCTGAGGGACAGTGGGCATGTATCTCTGAATTGAACAAAGATCAAGGGAATCTTAATAATCCGGATCAGCGCGCGCTGTAA